A region of Jonquetella anthropi DSM 22815 DNA encodes the following proteins:
- the mutS gene encoding DNA mismatch repair protein MutS: MTPMMRQYLEWKNKYPDCLLLFRMGDFYETFFDDARTVSRELDLTLTARDGDKKLPMAGVPYHAVDGYLARLIEKGYRVAICEQMSEPDGRTLVDREVIRVVTPGTWLPEDASLNASLAAVLPGKETWAAAFLAPSSPHVRVALAGPDEILGLITGEAPRELLVPASSCPPALRGGSWSVLELPKSEFSPTSGQSRLAARWGLRDLAPFGLPENDPRIGAAAAAVSYMEETSFSKISHLQGIVCLTSESYLHLDQSAQMNLELLNGGASLFAFLNRCRTTAGRRLLQDWIVRPLRDERAVNRRLDAVEALLAAQNRRDLEEGLACCRDLERSVARLHLGTGGPRDLAAIRDTLSVYPAVFESAAPVRDLVGLPDPALTGELASRLASSLVQSVPRTIGATPLVASGVDEELDSWRSLNDGGQEWLDAYLEKERAATGVSKLKVGYNRVFGFYLELSKGAAAEAKLPDRFERRQTLVNGERFITPELKEYEDRRLSAESHIKDIENRIFDELCQAVMDATAALQQTGQALARLDVLASFADVASVGQYCRPVFSPDRLEIRAGRHPVVEASLRGVPYVPNDLTMDRTRRVGLVTGPNMAGKSTYLRAAAIIQIMAQMGAFVPAEKASLPLVDRLFTRIGARDELSRGNSTFMVEMIETAAILNNATSDSLVILDEVGRGTSTYDGMSIAWAALEYLHGQGGFRPWVLFATHYHELTRLEETLDGLFNLSMAVSEADGEVRFLHHVQEGPADRSYGVEVARLAGLPRVVVRRASELLEKLEGDAPKGRSEAMKPSIQMELFDLEGDRLIDRLSALRPDDMTPKEALDCLYRLTDEARKLRMTP, encoded by the coding sequence ATGACCCCGATGATGCGGCAGTACTTGGAGTGGAAGAACAAATACCCCGACTGCCTGCTGCTTTTCCGCATGGGGGACTTTTATGAGACGTTTTTTGACGACGCCAGAACGGTCTCGCGAGAGCTCGATCTGACGCTGACGGCCCGCGACGGGGACAAAAAGCTCCCCATGGCGGGCGTCCCTTATCATGCCGTCGACGGTTATCTGGCCCGGCTCATCGAGAAGGGCTATCGAGTTGCAATCTGCGAGCAGATGAGCGAGCCGGACGGCCGGACGCTCGTCGACCGGGAAGTCATTCGGGTGGTGACGCCCGGTACGTGGCTTCCGGAGGACGCGTCGCTGAACGCCTCTTTGGCCGCGGTTCTTCCCGGCAAGGAGACGTGGGCCGCCGCGTTTTTGGCTCCCAGCAGCCCGCACGTTCGGGTGGCTCTTGCCGGCCCCGACGAGATCTTAGGCCTGATCACCGGCGAAGCGCCCCGGGAACTCCTCGTGCCCGCATCGTCCTGTCCGCCGGCCCTTCGAGGCGGATCGTGGTCCGTACTTGAGCTGCCAAAAAGCGAGTTCAGCCCGACGTCCGGCCAATCGCGCTTGGCGGCACGGTGGGGCCTCAGGGACCTCGCTCCGTTCGGCTTGCCGGAAAACGACCCGCGGATCGGAGCCGCGGCTGCTGCCGTGTCGTACATGGAAGAGACGAGCTTCTCAAAAATCAGCCACCTGCAGGGGATCGTCTGTCTGACGTCCGAGTCGTACCTTCACCTTGACCAGAGCGCCCAGATGAACTTGGAGCTTTTGAACGGCGGCGCATCGCTTTTCGCGTTCTTAAACCGCTGTCGGACAACCGCCGGCCGGCGTCTTCTTCAGGATTGGATCGTCCGTCCTCTGCGGGACGAAAGGGCGGTGAATCGTCGGCTTGACGCCGTCGAAGCCCTGTTGGCCGCGCAAAACCGCCGGGACTTGGAAGAAGGGTTGGCCTGCTGCCGCGATCTGGAGCGGAGCGTCGCCCGCCTCCATTTGGGTACCGGCGGCCCGCGGGACTTAGCGGCGATTCGCGATACCCTGTCGGTTTACCCGGCCGTTTTTGAAAGCGCCGCGCCGGTCAGGGATTTGGTCGGCCTGCCTGACCCGGCCCTCACGGGCGAACTCGCTTCCCGTTTGGCGTCGTCGTTGGTTCAGTCGGTTCCTCGGACCATCGGCGCGACGCCCTTGGTAGCTTCCGGCGTGGACGAAGAGCTGGACTCGTGGCGCAGTCTGAACGATGGCGGGCAGGAGTGGCTTGACGCCTATTTGGAAAAAGAGCGGGCGGCGACCGGCGTCTCCAAGCTCAAGGTGGGATACAACAGGGTCTTTGGCTTTTATTTGGAGCTGTCCAAAGGGGCCGCCGCCGAGGCCAAACTGCCCGATCGGTTTGAGCGCCGCCAGACGCTCGTCAACGGGGAGCGGTTCATCACCCCGGAGCTGAAGGAGTACGAGGACCGGCGGCTCTCTGCGGAAAGCCACATCAAAGACATCGAAAACAGGATTTTTGACGAGCTGTGTCAGGCTGTCATGGACGCCACGGCCGCTCTGCAGCAGACCGGGCAGGCCTTGGCCCGGCTGGACGTGCTGGCGTCATTTGCCGATGTGGCGTCGGTTGGCCAGTACTGCCGTCCGGTTTTCTCGCCGGATCGGCTGGAGATACGGGCAGGGCGCCATCCGGTCGTCGAAGCGTCCCTGCGAGGCGTGCCGTACGTCCCCAACGACCTGACGATGGACAGAACCCGGCGCGTCGGTCTTGTCACGGGCCCGAACATGGCCGGCAAGTCAACGTACCTTCGGGCGGCGGCGATCATTCAGATCATGGCTCAGATGGGGGCGTTTGTCCCAGCCGAAAAGGCGAGCTTGCCGCTGGTCGATCGGCTGTTCACCCGAATCGGCGCGCGGGACGAACTCTCTCGAGGCAACAGTACGTTCATGGTGGAGATGATCGAGACCGCGGCCATTTTGAACAACGCCACGTCGGACAGCCTTGTCATCTTGGATGAGGTGGGCCGCGGGACTTCCACTTACGACGGCATGAGCATCGCTTGGGCGGCCCTTGAGTACCTTCACGGCCAAGGGGGCTTCCGCCCGTGGGTGCTGTTCGCGACCCACTATCACGAGCTGACCCGGCTGGAAGAGACGCTCGACGGGCTGTTCAACTTGAGCATGGCCGTCAGCGAGGCGGACGGAGAGGTTCGCTTCCTCCATCACGTTCAGGAAGGGCCGGCGGATCGGTCGTACGGGGTAGAAGTGGCCCGGTTGGCCGGGCTGCCCCGGGTCGTCGTCCGCCGGGCGTCCGAGCTTTTGGAAAAGCTCGAGGGAGACGCGCCGAAAGGCCGCTCCGAGGCCATGAAGCCGTCGATTCAGATGGAACTGTTCGACCTTGAAGGGGATCGGCTGATCGATCGATTAAGCGCCCTGCGCCCGGACGATATGACGCCGAAAGAGGCCTTGGATTGTCTGTACCGATTGACCGACGAGGCCAGAAAGCTGAGGATGACCCCATGA
- the ruvX gene encoding Holliday junction resolvase RuvX yields the protein MKRIIALDLGTVRIGVAVTDPLGTFAQGIECWDAASGWMGKLGELMAQYGTDRLLLGLPRKEDGTEGEMAAKVRETAGRIAKRYPQVQIRFWDERYTSRVAQSAMIEGDLSRRKRKGKVDQIAASLILQNFIDAGGAEGFR from the coding sequence GTGAAGAGAATTATCGCCCTCGATCTCGGCACGGTCCGAATCGGCGTGGCGGTCACCGATCCCTTGGGCACTTTTGCCCAAGGGATCGAGTGTTGGGATGCGGCCAGCGGCTGGATGGGGAAATTGGGAGAGCTGATGGCCCAGTACGGCACGGACCGGCTTCTGCTTGGGCTGCCCAGAAAAGAGGACGGCACCGAAGGCGAAATGGCGGCGAAGGTCCGGGAGACCGCCGGCCGGATTGCCAAACGGTATCCGCAGGTGCAGATTCGCTTCTGGGATGAGCGGTACACGTCCCGGGTCGCCCAGTCGGCGATGATCGAAGGCGACCTGTCCCGACGGAAGCGGAAAGGCAAAGTGGATCAGATCGCCGCGTCGCTGATCCTTCAGAATTTCATCGATGCGGGAGGAGCTGAGGGTTTCCGTTGA